One genomic region from Cellulomonas fengjieae encodes:
- a CDS encoding Fpg/Nei family DNA glycosylase, with the protein MPELPEVEALAQFLRGRTVDHAVTEVSIGAISALKTFRPAPDALVGGTVVDVQRHGKWLDLMVATSTGEPLHLVWHLSRAGWVRWSEQLSTNPVRPGKSPLALRVRLDDGSGFDLTEAGTRKRLAVHVVEDPADVPQIASLGVEPLSDEFTEDRLAELLAARNQQVKGLLRDQGTIAGIGNAYSDEILLAARMSPFTMTRSFDTDRTRVLWEAIREVLTGAVESASGKPAAELKDAKRRGMKVHGRTGEPCPGWDDVPCGDTVHEVSFADSSLQYCPTCQTGGKPLADRRMSRLLR; encoded by the coding sequence GTGCCGGAGCTGCCCGAGGTCGAGGCGCTCGCGCAGTTCCTGCGCGGGCGGACGGTCGATCACGCCGTGACGGAGGTCTCGATCGGTGCGATCAGCGCCCTGAAGACGTTCCGCCCGGCGCCCGACGCGCTGGTCGGCGGGACGGTGGTCGACGTCCAGCGGCACGGCAAGTGGCTGGACCTCATGGTGGCCACGTCGACCGGCGAGCCGTTGCACCTGGTCTGGCACCTGTCGCGGGCCGGGTGGGTCCGCTGGTCCGAGCAGCTGTCGACCAACCCCGTCCGGCCCGGCAAGTCGCCACTCGCGCTCCGGGTGCGCCTGGACGACGGCTCGGGGTTCGACCTGACCGAGGCCGGGACGCGCAAGCGCCTCGCGGTGCACGTCGTCGAGGATCCGGCCGACGTCCCGCAGATCGCCTCGCTCGGCGTCGAGCCGCTGTCCGACGAGTTCACGGAGGACCGCCTCGCCGAGTTGCTCGCCGCCCGCAACCAGCAGGTCAAGGGGTTGCTGCGCGACCAGGGGACGATCGCCGGGATCGGGAACGCCTACTCGGACGAGATCCTGCTGGCGGCCCGCATGAGCCCGTTCACCATGACGAGGTCGTTCGACACCGACCGCACCCGCGTGCTGTGGGAGGCGATCCGCGAGGTGCTCACGGGTGCCGTGGAGTCCGCCTCGGGAAAGCCGGCTGCCGAGCTGAAGGACGCCAAGCGCCGCGGGATGAAGGTGCACGGACGCACGGGAGAGCCCTGCCCGGGCTGGGACGACGTGCCGTGCGGGGACACCGTGCACGAGGTCTCGTTCGCGGACTCGTCGCTGCAGTACTGCCCCACGTGCCAGACCGGCGGCAAGCCGCTCGCCGACCGACGGATGTCGCGGCTGCTGCGCTGA